Proteins from a genomic interval of Phlebotomus papatasi isolate M1 chromosome 3, Ppap_2.1, whole genome shotgun sequence:
- the LOC129805409 gene encoding uncharacterized protein LOC129805409 produces MKKGHLDMIERVYNDFPAFSDIFTEETFYIFAFCFVLFTILVAFILSRFITLKPMD; encoded by the coding sequence ATGAAGAAGGGCCATTTGGACATGATTGAGAGGGTTTACAATGATTTCCCTGCCTTCTCGGATATCTTCACCGAAGAGACTTTCTACATCTTTGCATTTTGCTTCGTTCTCTTCACCATCCTTGTGGCCTTTATCCTGTCCAGGTTCATCACTCTGAAGCCCATGGATTAG
- the LOC129805410 gene encoding proteasomal ubiquitin receptor ADRM1 homolog encodes MSGPIFGNTNSTGLSSTNNSRHLVEFRAGRMNMVGKMVHPDNRKGLVYVYQSDDGLIHFCWKDRTTGNTEDDLIIFPDDCEFKKIEQCTSGRVYLLKFKSSSRKLFFWMQETKTDKDDEWCRRINDVINNPPTNIPSGGRGADNSDLQYMLNNMSQQQLMQLFGGVGQIGGLSSLFGGNARSSESSSARNTPSTGGGGSGAASATAVTPPPVTSSASQPAAPKKTTGSARVTNNGTASESSNSATDKTNVLLSELQSYLSEFSPSGQAASGQRNRGAKPVELSAILNSESLSTILTDEECRQGLEPFLPKTAAKEPVEQQIRDTVASPQFQQALSLFNNALQSGQLGPVFSQFNLGVEAVTAANDGDTESFLQALEKSLTSSSAEKAESKATPEEK; translated from the coding sequence ATGAGTGGACCGATTTTCGGCAATACAAATTCAACGGGACTGTCCTCCACCAATAACAGTCGTCACTTGGTGGAATTTCGCGCTGGCCGGATGAATATGGTGGGCAAAATGGTGCATCCGGACAATAGGAAGGGGCTCGTGTACGTGTATCAGTCTGACGATGGACTTATCCACTTTTGCTGGAAGGATCGTACCACAGGCAACACTGAAGATGATCTCATCATCTTTCCGGATGACTGTGAATTCAAGAAGATTGAGCAATGCACTTCCGGACGAGTGTATTTGCTGAAATTCAAGTCATCCTCCAGGAAGCTCTTCTTCTGGATGCAGGAGACAAAGACGGATAAGGATGATGAGTGGTGCCGTCGGATCAATGATGTCATCAACAATCCACCCACGAATATACCATCTGGAGGCCGTGGGGCAGACAACAGTGATCTGCAGTACATGCTGAATAATATGAGCCAGCAGCAACTGATGCAGCTGTTTGGTGGGGTTGGTCAGATTGGTGGCCTGAGTAGTCTCTTTGGGGGCAATGCACGTTCTTCAGAGAGCTCATCGGCTCGGAATACTCCTTCAACTGGCGGTGGTGGCTCGGGAGCTGCCAGTGCCACAGCAGTGACTCCGCCACCGGTCACCAGTTCTGCCAGTCAGCCAGCTGCCCCCAAGAAGACCACGGGCTCAGCCAGAGTCACCAATAATGGCACAGCCTCTGAAAGCTCCAATTCCGCCACGGACAAGACCAATGTTCTGCTGAGTGAACTTCAGAGTTACCTGTCTGAGTTCTCACCATCTGGTCAGGCTGCATCTGGCCAGAGGAATCGCGGAGCCAAACCTGTGGAATTGTCAGCAATCCTCAATTCTGAATCCCTCAGCACAATTTTGACGGATGAAGAATGTCGCCAGGGTCTGGAACCCTTCCTGCCCAAGACAGCCGCCAAGGAGCCCGTGGAACAGCAGATCCGCGACACAGTAGCCTCTCCACAGTTCCAGCAGGCCTTGTCTCTCTTCAACAATGCCCTGCAGAGTGGGCAGTTGGGCCCAGTTTTCTCCCAGTTCAATTTGGGCGTGGAAGCTGTGACTGCTGCCAATGATGGTGACACAGAATCCTTCCTTCAGGCCCTGGAAAAGAGCCTCACGTCGTCGTCGGCTGAGAAGGCCGAAAGCAAGGCGACTCCCGAGGAGAAATGA
- the LOC129805408 gene encoding uncharacterized protein LOC129805408, translating to MFRSGTITRSGGLFSAIAKQSKLINIKPVNRITFTFDPFSEKSTELRRFLFQYSFARVKATNINCKYKTNIVCDGSPPEVLFELTKPSGEKEKLRVLCENLTCLEILQLTNKHIAQYIVEPEEPTKVAVTKSAKAGKVQAKKR from the exons ATGTTCAGATCCGGGACAATCACACGGTCTGGTGGACTCTTCTCAGCCATCGCCAAACAGTCCAAGTTGATAAATATCAAGCCAGTGAATCGAATCACCTTCACATTTGATCCATTCAGTGAAAAATCCACAGAACTGAG GAGGTTCCTCTTTCAGTATTCCTTTGCCAGGGTAAAAGCTACGAATATCAATTGCAAGTATAAGACCAATATTGTGTGTGATGGCTCACCTCCGGAAGTGCTCTTTGAATTGACCAAACCGTCCGgagagaaggaaaaactgagggtTCTGTGTGAGAATCTCACGTGCCTAGAAATCCTTCAGCTCACAAATAAGCACATAGCGCAATATATTGTGGAACCGGAAGAACCCACGAAGGTGGCAGTGACTAAATCAGCCAAAGCAGGAAAGGTTCAGGCAAAGAAACGATGA